A stretch of the Drosophila sulfurigaster albostrigata strain 15112-1811.04 chromosome 2L, ASM2355843v2, whole genome shotgun sequence genome encodes the following:
- the LOC133850098 gene encoding protein SERAC1, giving the protein MSLEELKATLRRFPKLLGGIGILTTAGIILYETPQLRKYFAQYVDKKQQEPDKRRTEYIYIKYHIYRESMRKLQQKQEDEKKWISVIINPIGKWWKAAKHSVAWRLLNIAQTGSQAERLKAVQQLVCMDHLKDWDFRHLAQICDARTCVSLARSGADTRWFMPVPRRRCIKNPKMLLSELHVMLDRLRPCSCVDHFFSKYFPAQNNTEGIHEFLTAEQSITLSTQDSDLLKEIISFLHHITKDPKVSAKIMHDGGLMHLMELRKIFNDDNETLSTLCKVLANMSMAPDAVEHFFVSGWVGTLAEWQQCPDLRLQVISAKTMANLDHDDPNQSTYPPNVYPLHPRVRTRRKPKADIVFVHGLLGGVFITWRQRDRKQTELGLYGKNAFYTSETDDVFLVGEQKRINGGNKQQQQQQQQQQQQQKQPTKQQLVPAQTQSTADGSKLNERLKDQVLKTSKKVEEKRLNISDAATKEFVETLRNEAELDSDWEVVHPDIPVDANENCRGMFSVAGNEWTNQDTSEEYTNCWPMEWLPDDYPDARIIGIDYTSAVTEWSANFTKYCPCEKGQGHIDVRAGSLLERIATSDVGNERPVVWIGHSMGGLLTKIMLLKSVDSLEPQVQQIAKNTRGIVFLGTPHRGSSIAKWKQHMQMILSPSIEVKEMEENSPKLLEMHRRFMGCLRTRLRHVNVLTVAEGSPTMLTTFKFPLRIVTEESSRIDFGDFFLLKDDHLSLSKPIYRQSFLYQRLLHVIKDAIQRSNEPKETSDEQAMPQTDLSTLSIVSSIFKGTKGLFEMLPRVALRFST; this is encoded by the exons ATGTCGACAAGAAGCAACAGGAACCCGATAAAAGGCGCACCGAGTACATCTACATCAAATATCACATTTACCGCGAGTCTATGCGTAAGTTGCAACAGAAGCAGGAGGACGAAAAGAAATGGATCAGTGTCATCATCAACCCCATTGGAAAATGGTGGAAGGCAGCCAAGCATTCGGTGGCCTGGCGTCTGCTAAATATAGCTCAAACTGGCAGCCAAGCGGAGCGCCTTAAAGCCGTCCAACAATTGGTTTGCATGGATCATTTAAAGGATTGGGACTTTCGTCATTTGGCTCAAATCTGTGATGCACGCACTTGCGTCTCTTTGGCGCGCAGCGGTGCCGATACACGTTGGTTTATGCCGGTGCCCCGACGTCGCTGCATCAAGAATCCGAAAATGTTGCTCTCCGAGCTGCATGTGATGCTCGACCGACTACGTCCGTGCTCCTGTGTGGATCACTTCTTTAGCAAATACTTCCCAGCACAAAACAATACA GAGGGCATCCATGAATTTTTGACGGCAGAACAATCGATAACTCTGTCTACACAGGACTCAGATTTACTCAAAGAGATAATTTCGTTTTTGCATCACATCACAAAGGATCCCAAGGTATCGGCCAAGATAATGCACGATGGTGgtttaatgcatttaatgGAATTGCGCAAAATATTCAACGATGACAATGAGACGCTATCGACACTCTGCAAAGTGCTGGCCAACATGTCCATGGCCCCAGATGCTGTGGAGCATTTCTTTGTCTCTGGCTGGGTTGGCACTCTGGCCGAATGGCAGCAATGCCCTGATTTGCGGCTCCAAGTAATCTCGGCCAAGACGATGGCAAATCTGGATCACGATGATCCCAATCAATCCACATACCCGCCCAATGTATATCCGTTGCATCCACGTGTGCGAACACGCCGCAAGCCCAAGGCTGACATTGTCTTTGTCCATGGACTGTTGGGTGGCGTGTTCATCACCTGGCGGCAACGGGATCGCAAGCAAACTGAGCTCGGTCTCTATGGAAAGAATGCATTCTACACCAGTGAAACAGATGATGTCTTCTTAGTGGGCGAACAGAAGCGCATCAATGGCGGCaataagcagcaacaacaacaacaacaacaacagcagcagcaacagaaacagcccACAAAGCAACAGCTTGTGCCCGCTCAGACACAGTCCACTGCCGACGGTAGCAAGCTGAATGAAAGGCTGAAAGATCAGGTGCTGAAGACCAGCAAGAAAGTGGAGGAGAAGCGTTTGAATATTAGCGATGCTGCCACCAAAGAGTTTGTGGAAACACTGCGCAACGAGGCCGAACTCGATTCAGACTGGGAAGTTGTGCATCCCGATATTCCAGTGGATGCCAATGAGAATTGTCGCGGCATGTTCAGCGTAGCGGGCAATGAGTGGACGAATCAAGATACCTCCGAAGAGTACACCAACTGTTGGCCCATGGAATGGCTGCCCGATGATTATCCAGACGCAAG AATCATCGGCATTGATTACACCTCGGCGGTTACAGAATGGTCGGCCAACTTTACCAAGTACTGCCCGTGCGAGAAGGGTCAGGGACACATCGATGTACGCGCCGGTTCGCTGCTGGAGCGCATTGCCACCTCCGATGTGGGCAATGAGCGGCCAGTGGTGTGGATCGGTCATTCGATGGGCGGTCTACTCACTAAAATAATGCTACTGAAATCTGTGGATTCGCTGGAGCCACAAGTGCAGCAGATTGCCAAGAATACCAGAGGCATTGTATTTTTGGGTACACCACATCGTGGCTCATCCATTGCCAAATGGAAGCAGCACATGCAAATGATCCTTTCGCCCTCTATTGAGGTCAAGGAAATGGAGGAGAATTCCCCCAAATTGTTGGAGATGCATCGCCGTTTCATGGGCTGCCTCCGCACACGTCTGCGACATGTGAATGTGCTCACAGTGGCCGAAGGATCGCCCACCATGCTGACCACATTCAAGTTTCCGCTGCGCATTGTCACCGAGGAATCGTCTCGTATCGATTTCGGTGATTTCTTTCTGCTGAAAGACGATCATCTCAGCTTGTCTAAGCCCATTTATCGGCAGTCTTTTCTCTACCAGCGACTGCTGCATGTGATTAAGGATGCTATACAACGCAGCAATGAGCCCAAAGAGACGAGCGATGAGCAAGCAATGCCACAGACTGATCTTTCAACTCTCAGCATTGTGAGCAGCATATTCAAAGGCACCAAAGGACTGTTCGAAATGCTGCCACGCGTTGCGCTGCGCTTTAGCACATAG
- the LOC133850107 gene encoding protein TIPIN homolog, whose translation MATIFGDDGVDDLFNDNHTIANEGDDDQLPSDGEPDNGEKLFGDDADADEAGAGGEAIKVEPKKRAVRNPRPRLTVDKLRGPRGLHTIESYFKDIKYKGKGHEKADLDEVLRRLQHWGHRMYPNYTFDDVLNNIERLGKKKPLQVHMTRYRLGQLDELNLQDEVRDEQADDEDADGAAAEPFDEFDALLGEQIAMSKLAPRTPAVNKRNTSVNSSNSTLVTPSFSRHAVVSTPYSVAPPSAHDMSDYGQPLPPSQPATPSAQKLSSDQMARIAENRRLAQERLRAKQMEAAGAQEPL comes from the coding sequence ATGGCAACCATATTTGGTGATGATGGGGTTGACGACCTGTTCAATGACAACCACACCATTGCCAATGAAGGCGACGACGACCAACTGCCCAGCGATGGTGAGCCAGACAATGGTGAGAAATTGTTTGGTGATGATGCGGATGCTGATGAAGCCGGTGCAGGCGGGGAAGCCATCAAGGTGGAGCCCAAAAAGCGTGCTGTTCGCAATCCGCGACCGCGACTCACCGTAGACAAGCTGCGCGGACCACGTGGTCTGCATACCATCGAAAGTTATTTCAAAGATATTAAATACAAGGGTAAGGGCCATGAGAAAGCCGACTTGGATGAGGTACTGCGACGTCTGCAGCATTGGGGACACCGCATGTATCCCAATTACACCTTTGATGATGTGCTCAATAATATCGAACGGCTGGGCAAGAAGAAACCTTTGCAGGTGCATATGACACGCTATCGTCTTGGCCAGCTCGATGAGCTTAATTTGCAGGACGAAGTACGTGATGAGCAGGCCGATGATGAGGATGCAGATGGTGCAGCTGCAGAGCCTTTTGACGAGTTTGACGCTTTGCTGGGAGAACAAATTGCCATGTCCAAGCTTGCGCCACGCACACCAGCTGTCAACAAACGCAATACTTCTGTTAACAGCTCGAACAGCACTTTGGTAACGCCTTCGTTCTCGCGCCATGCCGTGGTATCGACACCCTACTCTGTAGCACCTCCGTCTGCTCATGATATGAGTGACTATGGTCAGCCCTTGCCACCATCTCAACCTGCAACGCCATCGGCTCAGAAGTTGTCATCCGATCAAATGGCGCGCATTGCGGAGAATCGTCGCCTTGCGCAGGAGCGCTTACGTGCCAAGCAAATGGAAGCAGCTGGCGCACAGGAGCCTTTATAA
- the LOC133850096 gene encoding protein male-specific lethal-1: MDNRYKWQQQRMGGRGGGGGGPRYNNYGKHNNNNNNGNNNYCEQQQHHQQQQHHPSLRDCGGGGGGWQPVDSERSSDVITLIVENNNLKRMILLHVNLMQEQTDQLKAKDKELDDQCGCIKTLLSQNQELMQQIAKLTQRIDDLRQQLRMRVKRPANDKDEMRHQQLKEKLQCFAEKETQTSLDLQEEEDESLLQHCYPSMQSPQHGEQPPNVLVTTQCSKGRGEFNGGKKVSTIFLHRVNQESSFQLQHGDEEHELEEDVDVDGVMEVVEEGEEEVEEQEQHHLEEQHIYHDGIDTHEMEVVTETEIGAEEELPEETTEQPHEDIDPVNNGHIYEEEVVAEEIINNCDEHNLWQAEATHEAEVPVAAVETEQVVEEEQQHQIYVTEEGDIDEVATFAHSTPHRPTSKGATQEQHEEEHSEQQQEVVEEAIEETELHLEYAMKQLNDREKECRQLFIEYQEEQQAFEHIVNRNMNHTTAVKPTTELEEVASPALLKTQIKLPTVASKVMVANHQESKQHQHQKERLVVKTKQKASTTTPVINDKELSAQPWKQERERELQQKVRDLKKEQELLKERQLQQERELQSKQEQEKQKELELQKERELEAKRELQKQREEEEKQELERARKLQKEQELQKQLELQKQQEQQERELAKQKERELAEQKERELAEQKERELQREKELKREQRQREREKERERKQREQRKREQQESKRHTATKQPELEQQPEPNIEEEVKRKLQAHLQKEQQRLHQNQQLQQQPFVRLKKATLQQAQSLIYPPTITPAPSPTYAAGASPKLKINSNSTITSATTVPTVTTTPLTPQSMSSVGSNSNSKSDSNISSNSSNNNNRRTINNCAPQTYSKAGKRSNSSTSRYVKSLQPYTTRSWEDQEFHCDNEFFLEEAEELLADHPNLEIPQWNIVKYSPSSDNRGIESLSDADFVQLHEKQVHDEVDRKKRDARAIRDQNYYESLRQRHNQDEVLVPLAPLPTSTFYPLPNDIEYVQFVSEVPVQAFGENMVNLKPENEHFTLPWLDAATATTAIAKAKAEALPVATLDSKKLPTTNADAKILQNNSSYVFLKRRKRQRKR; the protein is encoded by the exons ATGGATAATCGTTacaaatggcagcagcaaagaaTGGGCGGCagaggaggcggcggcggcggcccCCGCTATAACAACTATGGaaagcataataataacaacaataacggcaataacaattattgcgaacaacaacagcaccaccagcagcagcaacatcatccgTCTTTAAGAGATTGCGGCGGTGGAGGAGGCGGTTGGCAACCCGTTGATTCGGAGCGCAGCTCGGATGTGATCACCTTAATTGTGGagaacaacaatttgaagCGCATGATATTGTTGCACGTGAATCTAATGCAGGAGCAAACGGATCAGCTTAAGGCCAAGGACAAGGAGTTGGACGATCAATGTGGATGCATTAAAACGTTGCTGTCACAAAATCAGGAGCTAATGCAGCAGATTGCCAAACTGACTCAACGCATCGATGATTTGCGACAACAGCTGCGAATGCGGGTCAAGCGACCAGCGAACGATAAGGATGAAATGCGGCATCAGCAACTAAAGGAAAAGCTGCAATGCTTTGCTGAAAAGGAAACACAAACGTCGCTGGACCTGCAGGAGGAAGAGGATGAGTCACTGCTGCAGCATTGTTATCCCTCAATGCAGTCGCCGCAGCATGGCGAACAGCCGCCCAATGTTCTGGTCACGACGCAGTGCAGCAAAGGACGCGGCGAGTTCAATGGTGGCAAAAAGGTTAGCACCATTTTCCTGCATCGCGTGAATCAAGAGTCCAGTTTTCAACTGCAACACGGCGACGAAGAACATGAGTTGGAGGAAGATGTGGATGTTGATGGCGTGATGGAAGTGGTTGAAGAAGGAGAGGAGGAAGTagaggagcaggagcagcaccATTTGGAGGAGCAGCATATCTATCACGATGGCATTGACACGCATGAAATGGAAGTTGTaacagaaactgaaattgGCGCCGAAGAAGAACTCCCCGAGGAAACTACTGAGCAGCCGCATGAAGATATCGACCCTGTGAACAATGGACACATCTATGAGGAAGAAGTTGTGGCTGAGGAAATCATCAATAATTGTGACGAACACAATCTATGGCAAGCGGAGGCGACACACGAGGCTGAggtgcctgttgctgctgtagagACTGAACAAGTGGTTgaagaggagcagcagcatcag ATCTATGTCACGGAGGAGGGCGACATAGACGAGGTTGCCACATTTGCACACTCAACGCCCCACCGCCCAACGTCAAAAGGAGCAACGCAAGAGCAGCACGAGGAGGAGCATTCGGAGCAACAACAGGAGGTTGTAGAGGAAGCAATAGAGGAGACAGAACTACATCTGGAGTATGCAATGAAGCAGTTGAACGATAGAGAAAAGGAATGCCGGCAATTGTTCATTGAATATCAAGAGGAGCAGCAGGCCTTCGAGCATATCGTGAACCGCAACATGAATCACACAACGGCCGTCAAACCAACGACGGAGTTGGAGGAAGTTGCAAGTCCAGCGCTGCTAAAGACACAAATAAAGCTGCCCACAGTTGCCAGCAAAGTGATGGTGGCGAATCATCAAGAATCAAAGCAGCACCAACATCAAAAGGAGCGGCTCGTCGTTAAAACCAAGCAAAAGGCATCGACGACAACACCAGTCATTAATGATAAAGAGCTTTCGGCGCAGCCATGGAAGCAGGAACGTGAGCGAGAGTTGCAGCAGAAAGTTCGTGATTTGAAGAAAGAGCAAGAATTGCTCAAAGAACGTCAGTTACAGCAGGAGCGTGAGCTGCAGTCCAAGCAGGAGCaggaaaagcaaaaggaaCTTGAGCTACAAAAAGAACGTGAGCTCGAGGCGAAACGTGAACTTCAAAAACAGCGCGAGGAGGAAGAAAAGCAAGAACTGGAAAGGGCGAGAAAGTTGCAGAAGGAACAAGAACTCCAGAAGCAACTAGAGCTCCAAaagcaacaagagcagcaggaACGCGAATTGGCGAAACAAAAGGAACGCGAATTGGCCGAACAAAAGGAACGCGAATTGGCCGAACAAAAGGAACGCGAGCTGCAGCGTGAAAAAGAACTGAAGCGAGAGCAGAGGCAACGCGAGCGGGAAAAGGAACGTGAACGCAAACAGCGTGAGCAACGCAAGCGAGAACAACAAGAGAGCAAGCGGCATACAGCGACAAAGCAGCCGGAACTCGAGCAACAACCCGAGCCCAATATTGAGGAAGAAGTGAAGCGAAAGCTGCAGGCGCATCTGCAAAAGGAACAGCAGCGCTTACATCAAAACCAGCAACTTCAACAGCAGCCGTTTGTCCGGCTGAAGAAGGCGACATTGCAGCAGGCTCAAAGTTTAATCTATCCGCCAACGATAACGCCAGCGCCGTCGCCCACATATGCAGCTGGAGCATCGCCGAAGTTAAAGATCAACAGCAATAGTACAATAACGTCAGCGACAACGGTACCAACGGTGACAACCACTCCATTGACACCGCAATCGATGAGCAGTGTGGGTAGCAATAGTAACAGCAAAAGCGACAGCAACATCAGTAgtaatagcagcaacaacaacaatagacgTACAATTAACAATTGTGCGCCACAAACGTACAGCAAAGCGGGCAAacggagcaacagcagcacgtCGAGATATGTGAAATCGTTGCAGCCATACACGACACGCTCGTGGGAGGATCAAGAGTTTCACTGCGACAACGAGTTCTTTCTGGAGGAGGCCGAGGAGCTGCTCGCCGATCATCCCAACCTCGAGATACCTCAATGGAATATTGTCAAATACAGCCCTAGCAGCGACAATCGTGGCATTGAATCGTTAAGCGATGCTGACTTTGTGCAACTTCACGAGAAGCAAGTGCATGATGAGGTCGACCGCAAAAAGCGCGATGCACGCGCTATACGTGATCAGAATTATTACGAATCGTTGCGACAGCGACACAATCAGGACGAGGTGCTGGTGCCGCTGGCGCCATTGCCGACATCCACATTTTATCCACTGCCCAATGACATCGAGTATGTGCAGTTTGTCAGCGAGGTGCCGGTGCAGGCGTTTGGCGAGAACATGGTCAATCTGAAGCCGGAGAATGAGCATTTCACGCTGCCCTGGCTGGAtgctgcgacggcgacgacagCGATCGCCAAGGCCAAAGCGGAAGCGTTGCCAGTGGCCACATTGGATAGCAAAAAGTTACCCACAACCAATGCGGATGCCAAAATACTGCAGAACAATTCCTCGTATGTGTTCCTCAAACGACGCAAGCGGCAGCGGAAACGTTAA